One Staphylococcus simiae genomic region harbors:
- a CDS encoding bifunctional folylpolyglutamate synthase/dihydrofolate synthase: protein MNYLDSLYWIHERTKFGIKPGVKRMEWMLQQFNNPQNNIKGIHVGGTNGKGSTVAYLRTALVENGYEVGTFTSPFIETFNERISLNGTPISNDDIVELVSLVKPISEKMDEQTDLGVATEFEIITTMMFLYFGQLHPVDFVIVEAGLGIKNDSTNVFNPVLSILTSIGLDHTDILGNSYLDIAKDKGAIIKPNTPIIYAVKNEEALKYVRDRAVEQHAKPIELDREIIVVSQKDEFTYRYKEYELETIILNMLGEHQKQNAALAITALIELNELGLIELDFNKMIDGIESVYWSGRIEQVQEQPIIILDGAHNSESIDALIDTIQNYYHFDKVDILFSAIKGKPVNDMINHLSKIAQQIYVTEFDFPKALRKEEIVANIEMDNIQLVDDYVEFIRNYQGEVLIVTGSLYFISEVKSKIEFE, encoded by the coding sequence ATGAATTACCTAGACAGCTTGTATTGGATCCATGAAAGAACTAAGTTCGGCATTAAGCCTGGCGTTAAGCGTATGGAATGGATGTTACAACAATTTAATAATCCACAAAATAATATCAAAGGTATTCATGTCGGTGGTACAAACGGAAAAGGTTCAACAGTTGCCTATTTAAGAACAGCTTTAGTTGAAAATGGTTATGAAGTCGGTACGTTTACATCACCATTCATTGAAACATTTAATGAACGTATTAGTTTAAATGGTACACCTATTTCAAATGACGATATTGTAGAGTTAGTTTCATTAGTTAAGCCCATTAGCGAAAAAATGGATGAACAAACAGATTTGGGTGTAGCTACTGAATTTGAAATTATAACTACGATGATGTTTTTATATTTTGGTCAATTACATCCAGTTGATTTTGTTATAGTCGAGGCTGGTTTAGGAATTAAAAATGATTCGACGAATGTTTTTAATCCAGTGCTATCTATTTTGACAAGTATTGGACTCGACCACACAGATATTTTAGGTAATTCATATTTAGATATTGCTAAAGATAAAGGTGCAATTATTAAACCTAATACACCGATTATTTATGCAGTTAAAAATGAAGAAGCGCTTAAATATGTTAGGGATCGTGCTGTTGAACAACATGCTAAACCTATAGAATTAGATCGAGAAATTATAGTTGTATCACAAAAGGATGAGTTTACTTATCGCTATAAAGAATATGAATTAGAAACAATCATTTTGAATATGTTAGGTGAACATCAAAAACAAAACGCAGCACTTGCTATTACAGCATTAATTGAATTAAATGAACTTGGATTAATTGAACTTGATTTTAATAAAATGATTGATGGAATTGAGTCAGTTTATTGGTCAGGACGTATTGAACAAGTACAAGAGCAACCAATTATTATTTTAGATGGTGCGCATAATTCAGAAAGTATAGATGCTTTGATTGATACAATACAAAACTATTATCATTTTGATAAAGTAGATATTTTATTTTCTGCTATTAAAGGTAAACCAGTTAATGACATGATTAATCATTTAAGCAAGATTGCTCAACAAATTTATGTTACTGAATTTGACTTTCCTAAGGCGTTACGAAAAGAAGAAATCGTGGCTAACATTGAGATGGATAATATACAATTAGTTGATGATTACGTTGAATTTATTCGTAATTATCAAGGTGAGGTACTAATTGTTACAGGTAGTTTGTATTTCATTAGTGAAGTGAAGTCGAAAATTGAATTTGAGTAA
- a CDS encoding valine--tRNA ligase, whose amino-acid sequence MEMEPKYNPREVEAGRYEEWVEKGYFKPSEDKSKETYTIVIPPPNVTGKLHLGHAWDTTLQDIITRMKRMQGYDTLYLPGMDHAGIATQAKVEAKLNEQGLSRYDLGRDKFLEQAWDWKEEYASFIRQQWAKLGLGLDYSRERFTLDEGLSKAVKKVFVDLYNKGIIYRGERIINWDPKARTALSDIEVIHEDVQGAFYHFKYPYADGNGYIEIATTRPETMLGDTAIVVNPNDERYKDVIGKTVILPIVGRELPIIADEYVDIDFGSGAMKVTPAHDPNDFEIGQRHHLENIIVMDENGKMNDKAGKYEGLDRFDCRKQLVEDLKEQDLVIKIDEHMHSVGHSERSGAVVEPYLSTQWFVKMDTLAQRALDNQQTDDRIDFYPSRFEHTFNQWMENIRDWTISRQLWWGHQIPAWYHKETGEIYVGEEAPTDIENWQQDEDVLDTWFSSALWPFSTLGWPDTESEDFQRYYPTNALVTGYDIIFFWVARMIFQGLEFTDRRPFNDVLLHGLVRAEDGRKMSKSLGNGVDPMDVIDEYGADSLRYFLATGSSPGHDLRYSTEKVESVWNFINKIWNGARFSLMNIGEDFKVEDIDLSGNLSLADKWILTRLNETIATVTDLSDRYEFGEVGRALYNFIWDDFCDWYIEMSKIPMNGEDESQKQTTRSVLSYTLDNIMRMLHPFMPFVTEKIWQSLPHEGDTIVKAAWPEVRSELIFNESKETMQQLVEIIKSVRQSRVEVNTPLSKEIPILIEAKDKEIETTLSENADYLHKFCNPSELTISTNIDIPEKAMTSVVLAGNVVLPLEGLIDMDKEISRLEKELEKLQSEVDRVDKKLSNENFVNKAPEKVINEEKRKQQDYKEKYNGVKARIEQLKA is encoded by the coding sequence ATGGAAATGGAACCAAAGTATAATCCACGTGAAGTAGAAGCGGGACGTTATGAAGAATGGGTTGAAAAAGGCTATTTTAAGCCGTCTGAAGATAAATCAAAAGAAACATATACAATTGTTATACCACCACCTAATGTGACAGGTAAATTACATTTAGGGCATGCTTGGGATACAACATTGCAAGATATTATTACACGTATGAAACGTATGCAAGGTTATGACACTTTATATTTACCAGGGATGGATCATGCCGGTATCGCTACTCAAGCTAAGGTAGAAGCTAAATTAAATGAACAAGGATTATCACGCTATGATTTAGGTCGTGACAAATTTTTAGAACAAGCTTGGGATTGGAAAGAAGAATATGCTTCATTCATTCGTCAACAATGGGCAAAATTAGGCCTAGGCTTAGACTATAGTAGAGAACGTTTTACATTAGATGAAGGTTTGAGTAAAGCAGTCAAAAAAGTATTTGTTGATTTATATAATAAAGGTATCATATATCGTGGTGAAAGAATTATTAACTGGGATCCTAAAGCTCGTACTGCATTATCTGATATTGAAGTTATTCATGAAGATGTACAAGGTGCCTTTTATCATTTTAAATATCCATATGCAGATGGTAATGGCTATATTGAAATAGCAACGACTAGACCTGAAACGATGCTAGGAGACACAGCGATTGTTGTTAATCCTAATGATGAACGTTATAAAGATGTTATTGGTAAGACAGTGATTTTACCGATTGTTGGTCGTGAATTGCCAATTATAGCTGATGAATATGTAGATATTGATTTTGGTTCAGGTGCTATGAAAGTGACACCTGCACATGACCCTAATGACTTTGAAATTGGTCAACGTCATCATTTAGAAAATATCATCGTTATGGATGAAAATGGTAAGATGAATGATAAAGCTGGAAAATATGAAGGCTTGGATCGTTTTGATTGTCGAAAACAACTAGTAGAAGATTTAAAGGAACAAGATTTAGTTATAAAAATTGACGAACATATGCATTCTGTTGGTCATTCTGAACGTTCAGGTGCTGTAGTAGAACCTTATTTATCAACACAATGGTTTGTTAAAATGGATACACTTGCGCAACGAGCACTAGACAATCAACAGACTGATGATCGTATTGATTTTTATCCAAGTCGTTTTGAACATACATTTAATCAATGGATGGAAAATATTCGTGACTGGACGATTTCAAGACAATTATGGTGGGGTCATCAAATTCCAGCATGGTATCATAAAGAAACTGGAGAAATATATGTTGGTGAAGAAGCACCAACAGACATTGAAAATTGGCAACAAGATGAAGATGTACTAGATACATGGTTCTCAAGTGCCTTATGGCCATTCTCTACATTGGGTTGGCCAGATACAGAAAGTGAAGATTTCCAACGTTATTATCCAACTAATGCGTTAGTAACTGGTTATGATATTATTTTCTTCTGGGTAGCACGTATGATTTTCCAAGGTTTAGAGTTTACTGATCGTCGCCCATTTAACGACGTATTATTACATGGTTTAGTAAGAGCTGAAGATGGACGTAAGATGAGTAAATCACTTGGAAATGGTGTCGATCCAATGGATGTTATCGATGAATATGGTGCAGATAGCTTACGTTACTTCTTAGCTACTGGTTCATCACCTGGACACGATTTACGTTATTCTACTGAAAAAGTAGAATCTGTTTGGAATTTCATTAATAAAATTTGGAACGGTGCACGTTTTAGTTTGATGAACATCGGTGAAGATTTCAAAGTCGAAGATATTGATTTATCAGGTAATTTATCATTAGCTGATAAATGGATTTTAACGCGGCTAAATGAAACAATTGCCACAGTAACTGATTTAAGTGATAGATATGAATTTGGTGAAGTAGGCCGTGCTTTATATAACTTTATTTGGGATGACTTCTGTGATTGGTATATCGAGATGAGTAAAATACCAATGAATGGTGAAGATGAATCTCAAAAACAAACAACACGATCCGTTTTAAGTTATACTTTAGATAATATAATGAGAATGTTACATCCATTCATGCCATTCGTTACTGAAAAAATTTGGCAAAGTTTACCTCATGAAGGTGACACAATTGTTAAAGCAGCATGGCCTGAAGTTCGTTCAGAGCTAATATTTAATGAAAGTAAAGAAACAATGCAACAATTAGTTGAAATTATTAAATCAGTGAGACAATCTCGTGTAGAAGTTAATACACCTTTATCTAAAGAAATTCCAATTCTAATTGAAGCTAAAGATAAAGAAATAGAAACTACACTATCCGAAAATGCTGATTACTTACACAAATTCTGTAATCCAAGTGAGTTAACGATTAGTACAAATATTGATATACCTGAAAAAGCAATGACTTCAGTTGTACTAGCTGGTAATGTTGTATTGCCACTTGAAGGATTAATTGATATGGACAAAGAAATTAGTCGTTTAGAAAAAGAGCTTGAAAAACTACAAAGTGAAGTAGATCGTGTAGACAAAAAATTATCAAATGAAAACTTTGTCAACAAAGCACCAGAAAAAGTTATAAATGAAGAAAAACGTAAACAACAAGATTATAAAGAGAAATATAATGGTGTTAAGGCAAGAATTGAACAATTAAAAGCATAG
- a CDS encoding DNA-3-methyladenine glycosylase I yields the protein MNECAFGTTDPVYLDYHDHFWGQPLYDSKALFKLLALESQHAGLSWLTILKKKDSYEQAFYNFEPSKVATMTASDINQLMDFPNIVHHRKKLEAIVAQAQGYLAIEQQYGSFSDFLWSYVDGHPIDLNYKHANDRITVDERATQLSKDLKQFGFKFLGPVTVFSFLEAAGLYDAHLQDCPSKPQY from the coding sequence ATGAATGAATGTGCTTTTGGTACAACGGATCCAGTCTATTTAGATTATCATGATCATTTTTGGGGACAGCCCTTATATGATAGTAAAGCATTGTTTAAATTACTTGCTTTAGAATCCCAACATGCTGGATTATCTTGGTTAACGATTTTAAAAAAGAAAGATTCTTATGAACAAGCATTCTATAATTTTGAACCTAGTAAAGTTGCAACAATGACTGCTAGTGATATTAATCAGCTTATGGACTTTCCAAACATAGTTCATCATCGCAAAAAATTGGAAGCTATCGTGGCACAAGCTCAAGGATACTTAGCAATCGAGCAACAATACGGAAGTTTCAGTGACTTTTTATGGTCTTATGTGGATGGGCATCCAATTGATTTGAACTATAAACATGCTAATGATCGTATTACTGTGGATGAAAGAGCAACTCAGCTTTCAAAAGATTTAAAACAATTCGGTTTTAAGTTTTTGGGGCCAGTTACTGTATTTTCATTTTTAGAAGCTGCAGGATTGTATGATGCACATTTACAAGATTGTCCTTCTAAACCACAATATTAA
- a CDS encoding AbrB family transcriptional regulator, with protein sequence MSIITRNNIIVAITAIIISTILSLAHILLPFMFGPILAAILCIKVFKLEIKWPFWLSEIGIVVLGVQIGASFTKNVILDIKDDWGSIVLVTLLLLTLALIMAMIFKRIAKINSETALLSVIPGALSQMLVMAEQNKKANLLVVSLTQTSRIIFVVILVPLISYFFRDSGGTSSNQKVAPITPLTEALQLWQIGLLALAIVAIYFIMVKINFPTYQLLGPIIVLIIWNLTTGLTFKLDNWILNVAQLMYMIRIGIQIAHLLGDLKGRIAIAIAFQNIMLILGSFVMVCVVHLFNHIPINELFLGAAPGGVNQIVLVAIATGADVAMISSYHIFRIFFILFIIAPIINYILHYRVTSKK encoded by the coding sequence ATGTCTATCATAACTAGAAATAATATTATTGTTGCAATCACAGCTATTATTATTAGTACAATTTTAAGTTTAGCTCACATTTTATTACCCTTTATGTTTGGTCCAATTTTAGCAGCTATTTTATGTATCAAAGTTTTTAAATTAGAAATAAAATGGCCTTTTTGGTTAAGTGAAATTGGTATTGTTGTTTTAGGGGTACAAATTGGAGCTAGTTTTACCAAAAATGTCATCCTTGATATTAAAGATGACTGGGGGAGTATTGTTCTTGTCACTTTATTATTACTTACATTAGCACTCATAATGGCGATGATTTTTAAACGCATTGCCAAAATTAACTCAGAAACAGCTTTGCTCAGTGTTATTCCAGGTGCATTAAGTCAAATGTTAGTTATGGCTGAACAAAATAAAAAAGCCAATTTATTAGTCGTTAGTTTGACACAAACATCACGAATTATTTTCGTTGTCATATTAGTACCATTAATCTCCTATTTCTTTAGAGATAGTGGTGGTACAAGCTCTAATCAAAAAGTTGCACCAATTACACCATTAACAGAGGCATTACAATTATGGCAAATAGGATTATTAGCACTCGCAATTGTAGCAATTTATTTTATAATGGTTAAAATAAATTTTCCAACTTATCAACTATTGGGCCCAATTATTGTGTTAATTATTTGGAATTTAACAACTGGTTTAACATTTAAATTAGACAATTGGATATTAAATGTCGCTCAATTAATGTATATGATAAGAATCGGTATTCAAATTGCACATTTATTAGGTGATTTGAAAGGACGAATAGCAATCGCGATCGCATTTCAAAATATTATGTTAATATTAGGATCGTTTGTAATGGTGTGTGTGGTTCATTTATTTAATCACATTCCAATTAACGAGTTATTTTTAGGTGCTGCACCTGGTGGTGTTAATCAGATAGTGTTAGTAGCAATTGCAACAGGTGCTGATGTTGCGATGATTTCAAGTTATCATATTTTTAGAATATTTTTCATTTTATTTATCATAGCACCTATTATTAATTATATTTTACATTATAGAGTAACAAGCAAAAAATGA
- the hemL gene encoding glutamate-1-semialdehyde 2,1-aminomutase, protein MRYQNSEDAMKIAEDLMPGGVNSPVRAFKSVDTPAIFMDHGEGSKIYDIDGNEYIDYVLSWGPLILGHKDPQVIKHLHEAIDKGTSFGASTLQENKLAQLVIDRVPSIEKVRMVSSGTEATLDTLRLARGYTGRNKIVKFEGCYHGHSDSLLIKAGSGVATLGLPDSPGVPEGIAKNTITVPYNDLDSLRVAFEKYGDDIAGVIVEPVAGNMGVVPPVEGFLQGLRDITTEYGALLIFDEVMTGFRVGYNCAQGYFGVTPDLTCLGKVIGGGLPVGAFGGKKEIMDQIAPLGNIYQAGTLSGNPLAMTSGYETLSQLTPETYDYFNELGDLLEEGLTKVFAKHDVPITVNRAGSMIGYFLNEGPVTNFDQANKSDLELFSNMYREMAKEGVFLPPSQFEGTFLSTAHTKEDIEKTIQAFDNALSRIV, encoded by the coding sequence ATGAGATATCAAAATTCAGAAGATGCCATGAAAATTGCTGAGGATTTAATGCCAGGTGGTGTCAATAGTCCGGTACGAGCGTTTAAATCAGTAGATACACCTGCTATTTTTATGGATCATGGTGAAGGTTCTAAAATATATGATATAGATGGAAATGAATATATAGATTATGTTTTAAGTTGGGGACCGCTTATTTTAGGCCATAAAGATCCACAAGTCATTAAACATTTACATGAAGCAATTGATAAAGGTACAAGTTTTGGTGCTTCTACATTGCAAGAAAATAAATTAGCACAATTAGTCATTGATCGAGTTCCATCAATTGAAAAAGTAAGAATGGTTTCATCTGGTACAGAAGCAACTTTAGATACTTTAAGATTAGCACGTGGATATACTGGTAGAAATAAAATAGTGAAATTTGAAGGTTGTTATCATGGACATAGTGATTCTTTATTAATTAAAGCAGGTTCTGGTGTTGCAACGTTAGGTTTACCAGATTCTCCTGGTGTACCTGAAGGTATTGCTAAAAATACTATTACAGTGCCATATAATGATTTAGATTCATTAAGAGTTGCTTTTGAAAAATATGGTGATGATATTGCTGGAGTCATTGTGGAACCAGTAGCAGGTAATATGGGTGTTGTTCCCCCTGTAGAAGGGTTCTTACAAGGATTAAGAGATATAACAACAGAATATGGTGCATTACTTATTTTTGATGAAGTTATGACTGGGTTCCGCGTTGGTTATAATTGTGCTCAAGGATACTTTGGTGTAACTCCTGATTTAACTTGTTTAGGTAAAGTAATTGGCGGAGGGCTTCCTGTAGGTGCATTTGGAGGTAAAAAAGAAATTATGGATCAAATAGCACCACTAGGTAATATTTATCAAGCAGGTACACTGTCTGGTAATCCATTAGCAATGACAAGTGGTTATGAAACACTTAGTCAATTAACGCCAGAAACATATGATTATTTTAATGAATTAGGTGATTTATTAGAAGAAGGCTTAACGAAAGTCTTTGCCAAACATGATGTCCCTATTACAGTTAATAGAGCTGGTTCTATGATTGGTTATTTCTTAAATGAAGGTCCAGTGACAAATTTTGACCAAGCAAACAAAAGTGATTTAGAGTTGTTCAGTAATATGTATCGCGAAATGGCAAAAGAAGGCGTATTCTTACCACCATCTCAATTCGAAGGTACATTCTTATCAACAGCACATACAAAAGAAGATATTGAAAAGACAATTCAAGCATTTGATAACGCTTTAAGTCGTATTGTATAA
- the hemB gene encoding porphobilinogen synthase produces the protein MKFDRHRRLRSSATMRDMVRENHVRKDDLIYPIFVVEQDDIKKEIKSLPGVYQISLNLLHEEITEAYELGIRAIMFFGVPNDKDNIGTGAYDHNGVIQQATRIAKKMYSDLLIVADTCLCEYTDHGHCGVIDDHTHDVDNDKSLPLLVKTAISQVEAGADIIAPSNMMDGFVAEIRQGLDDAGYYNIPIMSYGVKYASSFFGPFRDAADSAPSFGDRKTYQMDPANRLEALRELESDLKEGCDMMIVKPALSYLDIVRDVKNHTNVPVVAYNVSGEYSMTKAAAQNGWIDEERVVMEQMVSMKRAGADMIITYFAKDICRYLDK, from the coding sequence ATGAAATTTGATAGACATAGAAGATTACGTTCATCAGCTACAATGAGAGATATGGTTCGTGAAAATCACGTTAGAAAAGATGACTTGATTTATCCTATTTTTGTAGTTGAACAAGATGATATAAAAAAAGAAATTAAATCATTACCTGGTGTATACCAAATTAGTCTTAATTTATTACATGAAGAAATTACAGAAGCATATGAGCTAGGAATTAGAGCAATCATGTTCTTTGGTGTACCGAACGATAAAGACAACATTGGTACAGGTGCATATGATCACAATGGCGTTATACAACAAGCAACAAGAATTGCTAAAAAAATGTATAGTGATTTATTAATTGTTGCTGATACATGTCTTTGTGAATATACTGACCATGGCCATTGTGGGGTGATTGATGATCATACACATGATGTGGATAATGACAAGTCATTACCATTATTAGTTAAAACTGCGATTTCTCAAGTAGAAGCAGGAGCGGATATAATTGCACCAAGTAATATGATGGATGGTTTTGTAGCTGAAATTCGTCAAGGATTAGATGATGCAGGTTACTATAATATTCCTATTATGAGTTATGGTGTTAAATATGCTTCAAGTTTCTTTGGTCCATTTAGAGATGCAGCAGACTCAGCACCATCATTTGGTGACCGTAAAACATATCAAATGGATCCTGCGAATCGTTTAGAAGCATTACGCGAATTAGAAAGTGATTTAAAAGAGGGCTGTGATATGATGATTGTCAAACCAGCGCTAAGTTATTTAGATATCGTACGAGATGTTAAAAACCATACGAATGTTCCAGTCGTAGCATATAATGTTAGTGGTGAATATAGCATGACTAAAGCTGCTGCACAAAATGGTTGGATTGATGAAGAACGAGTAGTAATGGAACAAATGGTATCAATGAAACGTGCTGGAGCAGACATGATTATCACATATTTTGCTAAAGATATTTGCCGTTATTTAGATAAATAA
- a CDS encoding uroporphyrinogen-III synthase — translation MKPVVVMTQTSEVQSELVSIIHKPFIDIEPLSFNTHLLEDNYDWLIFSSKNAVKFFFKYLDSVNVKHIAAIGEKTARYCHDMGILVDFVPQDYSQEGFLAQFQQNNQLILIPSSAHARPLLQQELSKHNSVVKIDLYTPVPNVSNITDVKEMVSQQSVDAIAFSSSSAVRYYFNQQPTPYFEQYFAIGQQTAHTLKKYRQPVKVARTQTVEALIDKILESREL, via the coding sequence ATGAAACCAGTTGTAGTTATGACACAAACAAGTGAAGTACAAAGTGAATTAGTATCAATTATTCATAAACCGTTTATTGATATTGAACCACTTTCGTTCAATACTCATTTGTTGGAAGATAACTATGACTGGCTTATTTTTTCGTCAAAAAATGCTGTGAAATTCTTCTTTAAATATTTAGATAGCGTGAATGTTAAACATATTGCTGCAATTGGTGAGAAGACAGCACGTTATTGTCACGATATGGGGATTTTAGTAGATTTTGTGCCACAAGATTATTCACAAGAAGGATTTTTAGCTCAATTTCAACAAAACAATCAATTGATACTCATTCCTTCTAGCGCACATGCTAGACCGTTACTGCAACAAGAATTGTCAAAACATAATAGTGTCGTTAAAATTGACCTCTACACACCAGTGCCGAATGTTTCTAATATTACAGATGTAAAAGAAATGGTATCACAACAAAGTGTAGATGCAATTGCATTTTCAAGTTCATCAGCAGTACGTTACTATTTTAATCAACAACCAACACCTTATTTTGAGCAATACTTTGCAATTGGTCAACAAACAGCACATACACTTAAAAAGTATAGACAACCAGTTAAAGTAGCACGTACACAAACAGTAGAGGCTTTGATAGATAAAATATTAGAAAGTAGGGAATTATAA
- the hemC gene encoding hydroxymethylbilane synthase, whose product MRKLVVGSRRSKLALTQSQQFIDKLKAIEPDLEIEIKEIVTKGDKIVDKQLSKVGGKGLFVKEIQQELFDKEIDMAIHSLKDVPSVIPQGLTLGCIPDRELPYDAYIAKNHIPLDQLPDGSIIGTSSLRRGAQILSKYPNLEIKWIRGNIDTRLEKLNTEDYDAIILAAAGLRRMGWSDDIVTTYLDRDTLLPAIGQGALGIECRSDDTELLDLLSKVHNHDVAQCVTAERTFLAEMDGSCQVPIAGYATINNSDITFTGLIMTPDGKERFEHTEHGNDPVTLGKKVSQVLKDQGAYEIIKRLNEQQ is encoded by the coding sequence ATGCGCAAATTAGTTGTTGGGTCTAGAAGAAGTAAACTTGCTTTAACACAAAGCCAGCAATTTATTGATAAATTAAAGGCAATAGAACCTGACTTAGAAATAGAAATTAAAGAAATAGTTACTAAAGGTGACAAAATAGTGGACAAGCAATTATCTAAAGTTGGCGGTAAAGGCTTGTTTGTTAAAGAAATTCAACAAGAATTATTTGATAAAGAAATAGATATGGCTATTCATTCCTTGAAAGATGTCCCAAGTGTTATTCCACAAGGTTTAACTTTAGGATGTATACCAGATAGAGAATTGCCATATGATGCTTATATTGCTAAGAATCATATACCTTTAGACCAACTTCCAGATGGTAGTATTATTGGTACAAGTTCATTAAGGCGTGGTGCTCAAATTTTATCTAAATATCCTAATTTAGAAATAAAATGGATAAGAGGAAATATTGATACGCGCTTAGAAAAGTTAAACACTGAAGATTATGATGCGATTATTTTAGCAGCAGCTGGTTTAAGACGTATGGGATGGTCAGATGATATTGTGACTACATATTTAGACCGCGATACGTTATTACCAGCAATTGGGCAAGGTGCATTAGGTATTGAATGTAGGAGTGACGATACTGAATTACTAGATTTGTTATCTAAGGTTCATAATCATGATGTTGCTCAATGTGTTACAGCAGAGCGTACATTCTTAGCTGAAATGGATGGCAGCTGTCAAGTTCCTATTGCTGGATATGCGACAATAAATAATAGCGATATTACATTTACAGGATTAATTATGACACCAGATGGTAAAGAGCGTTTTGAACATACAGAACATGGTAATGATCCTGTAACTTTAGGTAAAAAAGTAAGTCAGGTACTTAAAGATCAAGGTGCATACGAAATAATTAAGCGTTTGAATGAACAACAATAA
- a CDS encoding cytochrome C assembly family protein, whose translation MQENLFIRFHEIILFIYLISIICYFFDFVQKSHKVRNLGIYLLGIVWVLQTISLSIFIIQMKHVPLGSISDVFFTLTWLIISISLVLNVIKVLNFSVFFLNLIGLTLLAMNTFQPTHYNGHVQKVTIVNELLLIHVGLAVLSYVFFALAFVNALLYIIQYRNLKEKRFDQKYFRIGSVATLESIVFYSTLTGWIVLIFSIILGAQWGVIAVGESIFIDPKVILSSIITLLYGSFILIRIKKWMNSRYLIYFNIILFCLNMVNLFFATHFT comes from the coding sequence ATGCAAGAAAACCTGTTTATCCGATTTCATGAAATAATACTATTTATCTATTTAATAAGTATTATTTGTTATTTTTTCGATTTTGTACAAAAAAGTCATAAAGTCAGAAATTTAGGCATATATTTATTGGGGATTGTTTGGGTGTTGCAAACAATCTCTTTATCTATTTTTATTATACAAATGAAGCATGTACCGTTAGGTTCGATTTCTGATGTCTTTTTTACATTAACTTGGTTAATTATTTCAATTTCATTAGTATTAAATGTCATCAAAGTATTGAATTTTTCAGTATTCTTTTTAAATTTAATAGGGTTAACTCTATTAGCTATGAATACCTTCCAACCAACGCATTATAATGGCCATGTTCAAAAAGTTACAATCGTAAATGAATTGCTATTAATACATGTTGGACTCGCTGTACTGAGTTACGTATTTTTCGCCTTAGCATTTGTTAATGCGTTGCTATACATCATTCAGTATAGAAATCTAAAAGAAAAACGTTTTGATCAAAAGTATTTCAGAATTGGCAGTGTGGCAACATTAGAATCCATTGTCTTTTATTCAACATTAACAGGTTGGATTGTTCTAATATTTAGTATTATTTTAGGTGCCCAGTGGGGTGTTATAGCTGTAGGTGAGAGTATATTTATAGATCCGAAGGTTATATTATCTTCAATCATTACGTTACTATATGGTAGTTTTATTCTTATTAGAATTAAAAAATGGATGAATTCAAGATACTTAATATATTTTAATATCATCTTGTTTTGCTTAAATATGGTGAACTTATTTTTTGCAACACACTTTACTTAA